The following coding sequences lie in one Anomaloglossus baeobatrachus isolate aAnoBae1 chromosome 7, aAnoBae1.hap1, whole genome shotgun sequence genomic window:
- the LOC142246239 gene encoding histone H4: MSGRGKGGKGLGKGGAKRHRKVLRDNIQGITKPAIRRLARRGGVKRISGLIYEETRGVLKVFLENVIRDAVTYTEHAKRKTVTAMDVVYALKRQGRTLYGFGG; encoded by the coding sequence ATGTCTGGTCGCGGTAAAGGAGGAAAAGGTCTCGGGAAAggcggcgccaagcggcacaggaaggtgctccgtgataacatccagggcatcaccaagcccgccatccgccgtctcgcccgcagaggaggcgtcaagcgcatctccggtctcatctacgaagagactcgcggagtcctgaaagttttcctggagaatgtgatccgtgacgccgtcacctacaccgagcacgccaagaggaagaccgtcaccgccatggacgtggtgtacgcgctgaagcgccagggccgcactctctacggcttcggAGGTTAA
- the LOC142246237 gene encoding histone H1.01-like — MAETAPAAAPPAAEPAAKSKKQPNKSGAAKKSKKSSGPSISELIVNAVSASKERSGVSLAAVKKVLTAGGYDVEKNNSRVKLGVKGLVTKGVLLQVKGSGASGSFKLNKKQETKDKVAKKKPAAAAKKAAKSPKRPKKAPTTAKKSPKKAKKPAAAAKKAAKSPKKKPAPKPKKVTKSPAKKAAKPKAAKRPAKKAAKAKKPAAKK, encoded by the coding sequence ATGGCAGAGACCGCACCAGCCGCCGCTCCTCCTGCCGCCGAACCGGCCGCCAAATCTAAGAAGCAGCCGAACAAATCCGGGGCCGCAAAGAAAAGCAAGAAATCCTCCGGTCCCAGTATCTCCGAGCTGATTGTCAATGCCGTTTCCGCCTCTAAGGAGCGCAGTGGGGTCTCTCTGGCCGCCGTGAAGAAGGTTCTGACTGCCGGAGGCTACGATGTAGAGAAGAACAACAGCCGGGTGAAGCTGGGCGTCAAGGGTCTGGTCACCAAAGGCGTCCTGCTCCAGGTGAAGGGCAGCGGCGCCTCCGGATCCTTCAAGCTGAACAAGAAGCAGGAGACCAAGGACAAGGTGGCcaagaagaagccagcagctgCGGCCAAGAAAGCGGCCAAATCTCCTAAGAGGCCCAAGAAGGCTCCGACCACGGCCAAGAAGAGCCCGAAGAAGGCAAAGAAGCCCGCAGCAGCTGCCAAGAAGGCGGCAAAGAGCcccaagaagaagcccgctccgaaACCCAAGAAGGTGACAAAGAGCCCGGCTAAGAAGGCGGCAAAACCCAAAGCTGCAAAGCGTCCGGCTAAGAAGGCGGCGAAAGCCAAGAAGCCCGCAGCTAAGAAATAA
- the LOC142246238 gene encoding histone H3 has product MARTKQTARKSTGGKAPRKQLATKAARKSAPATGGVKKPHRYRPGTVALREIRRYQKSTELLIRKLPFQRLVREIAQDFKTDLRFQSSAVMALQEASEAYLVGLFEDTNLCAIHAKRVTIMPKDIQLARRIRGERA; this is encoded by the coding sequence ATGGCCAGAACTAAGCAGACCGCTCGCAAATCCACCGGAGGGAAAGCTCCCCGCAAGCAGCTGGCCACTAAGGCCGCCAGGAAGAGCGCTCCCGCCACCGGCGGAGTGAAGAAGCCTCACCGCTACCGGCCAGGCACAGTCGCTCTCCGTGAGATCCGCCGGTACCAGAAGTCCACTGAGCTGCTGATCCGTAAGCTTCCCTTCCAGCGCCTGGTAAGAGAAATCGCCCAGGACTTCAAGACCGATCTCCGCTTCCAGAGCTCGGCCGTCATGGCCCTGCAGGAGGCCAGCGAGGCTTATCTGGTGGGGCTGTTTGAGGACACAAATCTGTGCGCCATCCACGCTAAGAGGGTCACCATCATGCCCAAAGATATCCAGCTGGCCCGCCGCATCCGTGGGGAGAGGGCTTAG